One segment of Pyrococcus sp. ST04 DNA contains the following:
- a CDS encoding ribosome biogenesis/translation initiation ATPase RLI, with the protein MRIAVIDYDKCNPDKCGHFLCERVCPVNRMGGEAIIIDEENYKPIIQEASCTGCGICVHKCPFNAISIVNLPEQLEEDCVHRYGINAFVLYRLPVVKDGMVVGIVGPNGTGKTTAVKILSGQLIPNLCGSNDSWDGVIKAFRGNELQNYFEKLKNGEIKPVVKPQYVDLIPKAVKGKVRELLKRADETGKFEEVVKELELENILEREIQHLSGGELQRVAIAAALLRNAHFYFFDEPSSYLDIRQRLNVARAIRRLADNGKSVLVVEHDLAVLDYLSDIIHIVYGEPGVYGIFSQPKGTRNGINEFLRGYLKDENVRFRPYEIKFTKTGERVEIEREILVEYPRLVKDYGTFRLEVEPGEIRKGEVIGIVGPNGIGKTTFVKMLAGVEEPTEGKIEWDLTVAYKPQYIKAEYEGTVYELLSKIDSSKLNSNFYKTELLKPLGIIDLYDKNVDDLSGGELQRVAITATLLRDADIYLLDEPSAYLDVEQRLAVSRAIRHLMEKNEKTALVVEHDVLMIDYVSDRLMVFEGEPGRYGKALPPMGMREGMNRFLASVGITFRRDPDTGRPRANKEGSVKDREQKEKGEYYYV; encoded by the coding sequence GTGAGGATCGCGGTCATTGATTATGACAAGTGTAATCCCGACAAGTGCGGCCACTTCTTATGTGAGAGAGTCTGTCCAGTCAACAGAATGGGAGGAGAAGCGATAATAATTGATGAAGAAAACTATAAACCAATAATCCAGGAAGCAAGCTGTACAGGATGTGGGATATGTGTTCACAAGTGTCCATTCAATGCAATAAGCATAGTAAACCTACCAGAACAGCTTGAAGAGGACTGTGTCCATCGCTATGGAATCAACGCATTCGTCCTATACAGATTGCCCGTTGTCAAAGATGGAATGGTAGTTGGAATAGTTGGACCGAACGGTACTGGAAAAACAACGGCTGTAAAAATACTTTCAGGTCAGCTAATTCCAAACCTCTGTGGAAGCAACGATAGCTGGGATGGAGTGATTAAGGCCTTCAGAGGAAATGAACTACAGAACTACTTTGAAAAGCTCAAAAACGGAGAGATAAAGCCAGTAGTTAAGCCCCAATATGTTGATTTAATTCCAAAGGCAGTCAAAGGGAAGGTTAGGGAACTTCTGAAAAGAGCAGACGAAACTGGAAAGTTTGAGGAAGTTGTTAAAGAATTAGAGCTAGAGAATATTTTAGAAAGAGAAATACAACACCTCTCAGGAGGAGAGCTTCAGAGAGTTGCAATAGCCGCAGCCCTGCTTAGGAATGCCCACTTCTACTTCTTTGACGAGCCATCAAGTTATCTCGATATAAGGCAAAGACTGAACGTTGCTAGAGCAATAAGGAGGCTTGCCGACAATGGAAAATCCGTTCTGGTCGTGGAACATGACCTGGCAGTCCTTGATTATTTGAGTGACATAATACACATCGTATACGGTGAACCAGGAGTTTACGGAATATTCTCCCAACCAAAAGGAACCAGAAACGGCATAAACGAGTTCCTGAGAGGATACCTTAAGGATGAGAATGTGAGGTTTAGACCATATGAGATAAAGTTCACAAAAACGGGGGAAAGAGTTGAAATTGAAAGAGAAATCCTCGTTGAATACCCTCGACTAGTTAAAGATTATGGAACCTTTAGACTAGAAGTCGAGCCTGGAGAGATTAGAAAGGGAGAGGTTATAGGAATAGTGGGGCCAAACGGAATAGGAAAAACAACATTTGTCAAGATGCTCGCTGGCGTTGAAGAACCAACAGAAGGAAAAATTGAATGGGACCTCACCGTGGCGTACAAACCACAATACATAAAGGCGGAGTACGAGGGCACCGTATACGAGTTACTCAGTAAAATTGACTCATCAAAGCTAAACAGCAACTTCTACAAAACAGAACTGCTTAAACCCCTTGGGATCATTGATCTGTACGATAAAAACGTTGACGACTTATCTGGTGGAGAGCTTCAAAGAGTTGCAATAACTGCGACACTTCTAAGAGACGCTGATATATACCTCTTAGATGAACCCTCCGCTTATCTAGATGTTGAACAGAGGCTGGCTGTCTCAAGAGCAATAAGGCACCTTATGGAGAAAAACGAGAAGACAGCACTCGTTGTGGAACATGATGTCTTGATGATAGACTACGTAAGCGATAGACTAATGGTGTTTGAAGGTGAGCCTGGAA